In Comamonas sp. lk, the following proteins share a genomic window:
- a CDS encoding response regulator transcription factor produces the protein MSLIPKKGTVYVVDDDEAVRDSLQWLLEGKDYRVRCFDSAETFLSRYDPREVACLIVDIRMGGMTGLELQDRLIERKSPLPIVFITGHGDVPMAVNTMKKGALDFIQKPFDEEELVGLVERMLEHAREAFAGHQQAASRDALLAKLTGREAQVLERIVAGRLNKQIADDLGISIKTVEAHRANIMEKLNANTVADLLKIALGQGQTSAAAKAAAVN, from the coding sequence ATGAGTTTGATTCCCAAAAAAGGCACTGTGTACGTAGTTGATGACGATGAAGCGGTTCGCGATTCGTTGCAATGGTTGCTAGAAGGCAAAGACTACCGGGTACGCTGCTTTGACTCGGCCGAGACCTTCCTCTCCCGCTACGACCCCCGCGAGGTGGCCTGCCTGATCGTTGACATCCGCATGGGCGGCATGACGGGTCTGGAGCTGCAAGATCGCCTGATCGAGCGCAAGTCCCCCCTGCCTATCGTCTTCATTACCGGTCACGGCGACGTGCCCATGGCCGTAAACACCATGAAAAAAGGCGCGCTGGATTTCATCCAGAAGCCTTTCGACGAAGAAGAACTGGTGGGTCTGGTCGAGCGCATGCTCGAACACGCTCGCGAAGCTTTTGCCGGTCACCAGCAAGCGGCCAGCCGCGACGCGCTGCTGGCCAAGCTCACCGGCCGTGAAGCCCAGGTGCTGGAACGCATCGTGGCCGGCCGTCTGAACAAGCAGATTGCCGACGATCTGGGCATTTCCATCAAGACCGTGGAAGCCCATCGCGCCAACATCATGGAAAAGCTCAACGCCAACACCGTGGCCGATCTGCTCAAGATTGCCCTGGGTCAAGGCCAGACCAGCGCCGCCGCCAAGGCCGCAGCAGTCAACTAA
- the folD gene encoding bifunctional methylenetetrahydrofolate dehydrogenase/methenyltetrahydrofolate cyclohydrolase FolD, whose translation MTAQIIDGKVLSEQLRKEVATRAAALKTRGITPGLAVVLVGDNQASQVYVRNKVKACEDVGFHSVLEKYDASMTEAELLARVEALNNDPSIHGILVQLPLPKHIDDHKVIETISPAKDVDGFHVASAGALMVGEVGFKACTPYGCMKMLESIGMKDLRGKHAVVIGRSNIVGKPMAMMLLAANATVTVTHSGTADLAAMTRQADVIVAAVGKVDVLTADMVKPGAVVIDVGMNRNAEGKLCGDVDFNGVKEVAGYITPVPGGVGPMTITMLLVNTMESAERSAA comes from the coding sequence ATGACAGCTCAAATCATCGACGGCAAAGTCCTCTCCGAACAACTGCGCAAGGAAGTCGCCACCCGCGCGGCCGCTCTCAAGACCCGGGGCATCACGCCCGGTCTGGCCGTGGTCCTGGTCGGCGACAACCAGGCCTCCCAGGTCTATGTGCGCAACAAGGTCAAGGCTTGCGAAGATGTGGGCTTTCATTCCGTGCTGGAAAAGTACGACGCCAGCATGACCGAGGCCGAACTTCTGGCCCGCGTGGAAGCGCTGAACAACGACCCCAGCATCCATGGCATCCTGGTGCAGCTGCCCCTGCCCAAGCACATCGACGACCACAAGGTCATCGAAACCATCTCGCCCGCCAAGGACGTGGACGGTTTCCACGTGGCCAGCGCCGGCGCGCTGATGGTGGGTGAAGTCGGCTTCAAGGCCTGCACGCCTTACGGCTGCATGAAGATGCTGGAATCCATCGGCATGAAGGATTTGCGCGGCAAGCACGCCGTGGTGATCGGCCGCTCCAACATCGTTGGTAAGCCCATGGCCATGATGCTGCTGGCTGCCAATGCCACTGTCACCGTCACCCACAGCGGCACGGCCGACCTGGCCGCCATGACGCGCCAGGCCGACGTGATCGTGGCCGCCGTAGGCAAGGTCGATGTGCTGACGGCCGACATGGTCAAGCCCGGCGCCGTGGTGATCGACGTGGGCATGAACCGCAATGCCGAAGGCAAGCTCTGCGGCGACGTGGACTTCAACGGTGTCAAGGAAGTAGCCGGCTACATCACCCCTGTGCCCGGTGGTGTCGGCCCCATGACGATTACCATGCTGCTGGTCAACACCATGGAATCGGCCGAGCGCTCGGCCGCTTGA
- a CDS encoding M3 family metallopeptidase, which produces MSNPLLESSALPLFDRIQPADVGPAIDILLTRASEALETVVAPDFPAQWEAISAVLDVATEKLGTAWGAVNHLNSVADTPELRAAYNEALPKVTEFWTNLGADERLYAKYKAIDPASLNQEQRAAWDHAMRGFVLSGAELQGAAKERFAQIQARSAELAQKFSENALDATDAFAYYATADELDGVPADVIAAAKAAAEADGKEGYKLTLKMPSYLPVMQFARSSALREKLYQAYVTRASDQAEGDAKRFDNTAVMKEILALRLEESQLLGYKNFGEVSVVPKMADSPKEVIDFLRDLGQRARPYAEKDVADLRAFAKAELGIADPQPWDWAFIGEKLKEARYSFSEQELKQYFPAPKVLAGLFKIVETLFEVSIRRDEAPVWHPCVEFYRIERNTPQGPQLVGQFYLDPQARKGKRGGAWMDDVRTRWLRPDTHQLQTPVAHLVCNFAAGVDGKPALLTHDDVITLFHETGHGLHHMLTQVSERDVAGISGVEWDAVELPSQFMENFCWEWDVLKHMTAHVDTGEALPRALYDKMIAAKNFQSGMQTLRQIEFALFDMLLHTEHNPADDFMPLLAKVRSEVAVLPTTAYNRMSHTFSHIFAGGYAAGYYSYKWAEVLSADAYAAFEETALPDGSPNPETGRKYRQAILEVGGSRPAMESFKAFRGREPQLDALLRHQGMAQAA; this is translated from the coding sequence ATGAGCAATCCACTTCTCGAATCCTCTGCCCTGCCCTTGTTTGATCGCATTCAGCCCGCCGATGTGGGCCCTGCCATCGATATCTTGCTGACCCGCGCCAGCGAGGCTTTGGAGACCGTCGTCGCACCCGACTTTCCCGCCCAATGGGAAGCTATCTCGGCCGTGCTCGATGTGGCTACCGAGAAGCTGGGTACCGCCTGGGGTGCCGTCAATCACCTCAACAGCGTGGCCGACACCCCCGAGCTGCGCGCCGCCTACAACGAGGCTCTGCCAAAAGTTACCGAATTCTGGACCAATCTGGGCGCCGACGAGCGCCTGTATGCCAAGTACAAGGCCATTGATCCCGCCAGCCTCAACCAGGAGCAGCGCGCCGCCTGGGATCACGCCATGCGCGGCTTTGTGCTCTCGGGTGCCGAGCTGCAAGGCGCGGCCAAGGAGCGCTTTGCACAAATCCAGGCTCGTTCGGCCGAGCTGGCACAGAAGTTCAGCGAGAACGCGCTGGACGCCACCGATGCCTTTGCCTACTACGCCACTGCCGACGAGCTGGACGGCGTGCCCGCCGATGTGATTGCCGCCGCCAAGGCGGCTGCCGAGGCAGATGGCAAGGAAGGCTACAAGCTCACGCTCAAGATGCCTAGCTATCTGCCCGTGATGCAGTTTGCCAGGAGCAGCGCCCTGCGTGAGAAGCTCTACCAGGCCTATGTGACCCGCGCCTCCGATCAGGCCGAAGGCGATGCCAAGCGCTTTGACAACACCGCCGTGATGAAGGAAATCCTGGCTTTGCGCCTGGAAGAATCTCAGCTGCTGGGCTACAAAAACTTCGGCGAAGTCTCCGTCGTGCCCAAGATGGCCGACTCGCCCAAGGAAGTGATCGACTTCCTGCGCGATCTGGGTCAGCGCGCCCGCCCCTATGCCGAAAAAGACGTGGCCGATCTGCGCGCCTTTGCCAAGGCCGAGCTGGGCATTGCCGATCCTCAGCCCTGGGACTGGGCCTTCATCGGCGAAAAGCTCAAGGAAGCTCGCTACTCCTTCAGCGAGCAGGAGCTCAAGCAATACTTCCCGGCACCCAAGGTGCTGGCCGGCCTTTTCAAGATCGTGGAGACGCTGTTTGAAGTCTCCATCCGTCGCGATGAAGCTCCCGTGTGGCACCCCTGCGTGGAGTTCTACCGCATTGAGCGCAACACGCCACAAGGCCCGCAACTGGTAGGCCAGTTCTATCTGGACCCCCAGGCCCGCAAGGGCAAGCGCGGCGGCGCCTGGATGGACGATGTGCGTACCCGCTGGCTGCGCCCCGACACCCACCAGCTGCAAACCCCGGTCGCCCATCTGGTGTGCAACTTTGCCGCCGGCGTGGATGGCAAGCCCGCGCTGCTGACGCATGACGATGTGATCACCTTGTTCCACGAAACCGGCCATGGCCTGCACCACATGCTCACCCAGGTCAGCGAGCGTGATGTGGCCGGCATCTCCGGGGTGGAATGGGACGCGGTGGAGCTGCCCAGCCAGTTCATGGAAAACTTCTGCTGGGAATGGGATGTGCTCAAGCACATGACGGCCCATGTCGATACCGGCGAGGCTCTGCCGCGCGCGCTGTACGACAAGATGATTGCGGCCAAGAACTTCCAGTCCGGCATGCAGACGCTGCGCCAGATCGAGTTCGCCCTGTTCGACATGCTGCTGCACACCGAGCACAACCCTGCAGACGACTTCATGCCGCTGCTGGCCAAGGTGCGCTCCGAGGTGGCGGTGCTACCCACCACGGCTTACAACCGCATGTCCCATACCTTCAGCCATATCTTTGCTGGCGGCTATGCGGCAGGCTACTACAGCTACAAATGGGCCGAGGTGCTGAGCGCCGATGCCTACGCGGCCTTTGAAGAAACCGCTTTGCCCGATGGTTCGCCCAATCCGGAAACCGGCCGCAAATACCGCCAGGCCATTCTGGAAGTCGGCGGCAGCCGCCCGGCCATGGAGTCCTTCAAGGCCTTCCGCGGCCGCGAGCCCCAGCTAGACGCCTTGCTGCGCCACCAAGGCATGGCACAGGCCGCCTGA